The following are from one region of the bacterium genome:
- a CDS encoding sigma-70 family RNA polymerase sigma factor yields MSLAAERRATAGLSDEQLWALTQGEPSPLARRAATALLGRYQERVYRWCYGRVGEHELARDLAQDVLVNAYRGLAGFDGRARFSTWLFAIARNRCLNALRSPALFEEGLDLDALPAAQGGQDDEFSGREEEERLLALIRSALPPLDQQVLWLRCVEKMPVDGITRLLAIEEASGARAVLQRARRRLRAALAAEEGDEVRG; encoded by the coding sequence GTGTCTCTGGCAGCGGAGAGGCGTGCAACAGCGGGGCTCAGCGACGAGCAGCTCTGGGCGCTGACCCAGGGCGAGCCCTCGCCGCTGGCGCGCCGGGCGGCCACCGCTCTGCTCGGTCGCTACCAGGAGCGCGTCTATCGCTGGTGCTACGGGCGGGTTGGCGAACACGAACTGGCCAGGGATCTCGCGCAGGACGTGCTCGTCAACGCCTACCGCGGCCTCGCCGGTTTCGACGGCCGCGCGCGCTTCTCCACCTGGCTCTTCGCGATCGCCAGGAACCGGTGTTTGAATGCGCTCCGGAGCCCGGCGCTCTTTGAGGAGGGCCTCGATCTCGATGCCCTGCCCGCTGCCCAGGGTGGTCAGGACGACGAGTTCTCCGGGCGCGAGGAGGAGGAGCGCCTCCTGGCGCTCATCCGCTCGGCGCTGCCGCCGCTGGACCAGCAGGTGCTGTGGCTGCGCTGCGTCGAGAAGATGCCGGTGGACGGCATCACGCGCCTGCTGGCGATCGAGGAAGCCAGCGGAGCGCGGGCAGTCCTGCAGCGCGCCCGGCGCCGCCTCCGCGCGGCGCTGGCGGCCGAGGAAGGAGACGAGGTCCGTGGTTGA